The DNA window AGACGGGTGTAGGGCAGATCGAACGCGCCGTCAATCTCGGCCTCGCTCATGGTCTGAAACGGCGGATTAATGACCACGGTCTGGTCCCCGACCTGCTGAACGAGACGCCTGGCAAACTGCTTGTTGGACTCCTGCTCGATGTGTTTGAAGTTCCGGGCGAAGGTTTTCTTGTCGGCCAGACACGCTTCGTGCGAGGCCAAGCGCAGGGTCTGCCAGTTTTTATTCTTGGGCAGGGCGTGAGATCCGGTCTGCAAAAACGCCGTCTGCGGGATAGTCTTTAAGGACGAAAAGGGCACGCCTTTAGCCAGCAGACGGACCAGAGCCCGGAGAGACTGTTCGCCCATGCCATACACCAGCAGGTCGGCGCCGCTGTCAACCAGAATCGAGGGCTTGAGTTGATCGGACCAATAATCGTAGTGGGTCACCCGCCGCAACGAGCCCTCAATACCACCAAGCACGACCGGTACGTCGGGGTAGAACTGTTTCAGAATGCGGCAATACACGCTGGCGGCGTAGTCGGGGCGAAAACCGGCCTGTCCGCCGGGCGTATATGCGTCGGTCGAGCGGCGGCGCTTGGCTGCGGTGTAGTGGTTGACCATGGGATCCATGCAGCCGGACGAGATGCCGAAAAAGAGGCGCGGCGGGCCCAGCTTTGTGAAGTCGCGCAGATCGTCGCGCCAGTTGGGCTGGGGAACAATCGCGACCCTGAGGCCGGCCGATTCGAGAAGCCGACCCACCACCGCATGACCAAAAGCCGGATGGTCCACATACGCATCGCCCGAGATAAGAATGACATCAAGCGCGTCCCAGCCCCGCAGCTCGACCTCTTTGCGGGTGGTGGGCAGCCAGTCGCTCAGTTGTCTCATACGGGCTTCTTTCTAGCACGATTCGGAGGGCGCGCAACGTTCTCCAGCCCACCCCCCATTGTCATACAGCCCGTTTTCCGCTCTAGAACGGGGGGAAGATCGCACATCAACAGGAGGACACCATTATGGCAGACTCACCATCCCTTCCGGTTGCCGCCGTGCTCGGCGTTGGACCGGGCTTAGGCGCCGCCCTGGCCCGCCGCTTTGCCCAGACCTACGCGGTTGCCATTAACGCGCGCCGGGCAGCGTATCTCAGCTCGCTGGCCACCGACATCCGGGCCAGCGGTGGCCAGGTCTTAGAGGTTCCGGCCGATATCGGCGACCAGGCTCAGGTTGAGACCGTGTTCAAGACGATTCGGGAACAGCTCGGCCCACCCGAAGTCTTGCTCTACAACGCCGGCAACGGCTCGTGGGGCACAATCACCGATGTCACGCCGGAACAGTACGAGACCACTTGGCGGGTGAATGCCTATGGGGCGTTTCTGAGTGCCAAGGAAGTGGCGCCGGACATGATTGCCAAAGGCCGCGGCAGCATGCTGTTCACCGGTGCGACCGCAGGTGTCAAGGCCGGCGCTCGGTCGGTCGCCTTTGGTCCGGCCAAGTTTGCCCTGCGCGGGCTGGTGCAATCCATGGCGCGCGACCTGGGGCCCAAAGGGATTCACGTCGCCTGGATCAATGTTGACGGGGTGATCGACATCCCCGGTCGGGACATCTCCGGGTTCACGGCGGAGGACATGCTGAAACCCGAGGCCATTGCCGAGACCTACTGGCATCTGGCCCACCAGGATGCCAGCGCCTGGACCACCGAGCTGGAAGTACGGCCGTTCAAGGAGAAGTTCTAAGCCGAAATTCTCAATCTGCAATGGAGCCGCATCGGTATCGGTACAGTCCACCTGCCGGACACGCGCAGCGTTCCCTTAGGACAACCCTCAGGGACGTTCTGGACGCGCCGCCCGGTAGGCAGGACGCCGATACATTCAAAAGAGGGGACAAAAACCTTCTTTTTATAAGCATTGTCTCGATTGAGTCCCGGAACTGCTGCTTCATACGTGCCTTTATCGAGATTCAGAGTATAAAAACAATATGAAAACGTTGTTTTACTATGATATTATCGACAAAACAGGTTGTATCAGACACAAAATACGTCTCTTTCGTCCAATTTACCTCTCATATGAACCTTTCCTCCCTATTATGACTACGGAATCTCGAGTATTTGCTTGTGAAAAAGTTGGATACGGCACATTAGAGCCGAAAAACTTGACATAAACTTCAGATTTACCTTCTGTAAGAGAAGCACATAACCATACAGAGGCGTAAAACTTCCTTCAGTGACATTTTCCCGCCAAATTATTCTGTCATCTCCCTCAGCAGACGGACAAGTTTCCTTCCATTTGCTTGAGATTGGCGTCTATTTTCGCTAACGAGTGCTGAGGAGTGTGCTTGTAGAAGTGTCGATTGAAGTTGATTTTGTAAGCGGCACGGATTTTATCTCTATCAATCCAGGCATCCGGTACGTGCGGCTCAACCTCGCAGCGGAAGTAGCGCACGATAGGGTTGAAGATAATCGCCCCAGCCACGAGCCGTACCTTGCGCTGCTCAGTGATCTCATCTGGATGATGATCGGTCACAGACGTGGCTGGAATTTTCTTATCTCGTCACACGACAACATGACGACCGCCC is part of the Desulfurellaceae bacterium genome and encodes:
- a CDS encoding SDR family NAD(P)-dependent oxidoreductase; this translates as MADSPSLPVAAVLGVGPGLGAALARRFAQTYAVAINARRAAYLSSLATDIRASGGQVLEVPADIGDQAQVETVFKTIREQLGPPEVLLYNAGNGSWGTITDVTPEQYETTWRVNAYGAFLSAKEVAPDMIAKGRGSMLFTGATAGVKAGARSVAFGPAKFALRGLVQSMARDLGPKGIHVAWINVDGVIDIPGRDISGFTAEDMLKPEAIAETYWHLAHQDASAWTTELEVRPFKEKF